The following is a genomic window from Actinomadura sp. WMMB 499.
CTAATCAGATGGCTGCGCTCAGTTTTGAGAACACTCAGGAGAACGACCCGGTCAACCATCCGGCGCACTACGCCGATGGCTGGTCGAACGGCGCCGAGGTCATCGACATCACAGAGAACCTTCCGTTCAACCGTGGCAACGCAATTAAGTACCTGTGCCGGGCTGGGAAGAAGAACCCGGACACAGAACTGGAGGACCTTCGCAAGGCCCTCTGGTACATCGAGCGGGAGGTGAACCGACTTGCAGCGAGTAGTGATCATCAGTGACCTTCAGATCCCCTACCACGACCGTAGGGCGCTGAAGAACGTCATCCGGTTCATCGGGGACTACCAGCCCGACCTGGTTGGGCAGATCGGCGACCTGAACGACTACGAGACCCCGTCGCGTTGGAACTTGGGCACGAAGCTGGAGTATGCCCAGCGAGTCAGGTCCGACTCCGAGGTCACCAAGACCGAGTTCCTCGGGCCCCTGCGGGAGGTCTACAACGGACCGGTCAAGATCTGGGAGGGCAACCACGACCTCAGGCCGCGGACCTACCTGTCCGACAAGGCCCCCGCCCTGGCCGAGTTCGCCGACGACCTTCACTTCGCGAAGCTCCTCGACTTCGAGACCTTCGGCGTGGAGCTGGCCGAGCCGTTCCTGAAGCTCGGACCCGACACGGTTGGGATCCACGGCCACGAGATCAAGGGCATGAGCCAGATCGCCGGGACGACCGCGTACAACCACGCGCAGAAGGCCGGCGCGAACATCGTCATGGGGCACACCCACCGCCTCGGCATCCGGCGAGGCACTACCGGCAACAGTTCGACCGGCTTCACCACCCGATGGGGCTTCGAGGTCGGACACCTCATGGCTCCGGAGAAGGCCCAGTACCTCGGGCCGGGTGCCGTGGCGAACTGGCAGAAGGGCTTCGGGATCTTGTACGTCGGCAAGCAGGACGTGGCACCCGTCGAGATCGACGTGCACCGGGACGGCTCGTTCGTCGTCGAGGGGGAGCGTTACGGCCAACTCCGGCGCGGGGCCGGCGGGAAGTTCGCAACCTCCAAGTAAGAGAGGGTAGATAGCTAGTAGAGAGGTTTCCATGTTCGACAACGTAGCCACGGACGAACTCGTTCAGATGGCGAAGCGGGCAGGCTACAGGGTCGCCCGCGAATATCCGGGCATCGAGGCCGAGGACATCGCCTACGAGGCCCTAACCCGCCTCTACGAGCGGGCCGAGAGGCTGAAGGCCGCCACCGCGGACTACCTCTACAGGGTTCTGGAAGGCGAAGGGGTCAAGTACGCCGCGAAGGAGCGGTACGACTACATCCTCTTCTCCAGCCAGTACGTTTACACGCCTCGCGAAGTCCGGGCGGTCCTGGAGCACGTCTACTACGACCCCACGGCCCGTGACGTGCCGACCCAGAAGGACGACTGGCTGTCGGCAGAGATCGGCAAGGGGACAGTCGGGATCTCCCTGGTGGACGTCGATGTCGCGATGGAGAAGATCAAGCCGGAGTACCGGAAGGTCCTGGAGCGCCGGTTCCTGCACGGTGACACGGTCACCGACACCAAGGCCGTCACGCGGGCCGTGGACTCCCTCACCCAGGTCGTAAACCGGCTCGTCTACCGGAAGGGCCTCTCAGACGACGGGCCCGGTTCCCGTACTGCGATGAGCAACGCCAAGGCGCAGTACGTCACCCGCGCCGAGTCCGGCCACGAAACCAACGCATACGAGCCGGATGCGGTCCGCAAGCTCCAGACGGAGCGATCCCAGGAGCGGAGCGACCCGCCCGGCACGCACTTCAACTGGTCCAAGTACACGGACTGAAAGGAATACATGGGGATCTACAACTTCGACATTGCCTGGGGGCCGTCCGGAAAGGACATCTACGACCGGACGTACTCCCGCACCAAGCCGGACGGCACGAAAGAGACCTGGCCCGAGACCGTCAAGCGGGTAGCGACCGGGAACGTGTCCCTGCTCGCGGGCTACGGAAACGATCTGGTGTCTCAGGGGCTCGTTGAGGACGACGAGATTGCGCGGCTCCGGGAACTGATGCACGACTTCGCCATCCTCCCGGCAGGCCGGCACCTGTGGGCGAGCGGTGTGAAGGGGCGCCAGTTCCTCTTCAACTGCTGGCACTCCGGATGGAGTGACACCGTCTCATCCCACTTCCGCTTCAGCTTCCTGAGGCTCATGGAAGGCGGGGGAGTGGGCGCCACCTACAGCACCCAGAACACCGAGAAGTACGGCCCGGTGCGGCGACCCATCGAGGTCCACATCGTCTGCGACGAGCAGCACCAGGACTACGAGGCCCTGAAGGCCGCCGGCCTGCTGTCGACCTACTTCAGCCCCGACTACCAGGGTGCCTTCTCCGAAGTCGAAGACAGCCGGGAAGGCTGGGCTGACGCCCTGACAGATCTTCTGGAGGCCGCCTGGAACCCGGCCGCCAGCCCGGTCAGGGTTTACGACGTCTCTCGTGTCCGCCCGAGCGGCGCGAGGTTGAAGACATTCGGCGGCAATGCCTCCGGCCCCGAGCCCCTTGCCCGGATGCTGACCGAAGTCGGCAGGACTCTCGCAGGACTGTACGGCGAGGAGCCGATGGAGCCCCTCACCCTGGACCCGATCTCCGCCATGGAGATCGACCACTCCATCGCTCAGTGCGTCGTCGCCGGAGGTAACCGGCGGTCAGCGCGCATGAGCATCATGCCGTGGGACGACCCGTACATCTTCGAGTTCATCAAGCTGAAGGAGAACACCGACCGGCACTGGACGACGAACATCAGCGTCCAGGTCGATCACCTCTTCTTCGAATTGCTGAGGAGTGACTACCCCGACTCCGAAGTAGCCAAGGGTGTACTCAAGGCCATCTCGGAAGGGATGCTGAAGAACGGCGAACCCGGCATCTGGAACAAGGACCTCTCCAACGAGGAAGAGGTCAACCTTGTTTCTTCTACCAACCCCTGTGGAGAGATCCCGCTCCCCGAATGGGGTGCCTGTGTCCTCGGCCACGTGAATCTGGAAGCCTTCGCCCCGAAGAATCCCGGTGACAATTTCGACATGGCCGGTGCAGTCAAGGCTGCACGACTCATGACCCGCTTCCTGATCCGGGCGACCTTCGGCGACATCGGTGACGAAAAGGCGCGCGAGGTCATGGACAGGGACCGGCGGATCGGAGTTGGCCTGTTCGGCTTCCAGGCGGCCTTCGCCAAGATGGGAATTCCGTTCTCCGAGATTCCGAACAGTGGACAGGCGCACAAGATCTTGTCCCGACTCCGGCAGGCAATCCGAGCCGAGGCACGGGCATACGCCTTCCAGCTCCGAATCCCGGAGCCCATCAAGGTGACCACGGTCGCCCCGACAGGGACGATCGCGAAGCTGCCAGGTACCACGGAGGGGATCCACCCGATTTTCTCCAGGTACTTCATCAGGCGCATCCGGTTCTCCACGCTCGACCCGGATCAGGTGCGTCGGCTGGAGGAGTTCGAGGCGGAAGGCTTCCACGTGGAGCCGTGCCAGTACGCGGCGAACACGATGGTCGTGGAAATCCCGACGCGCGAGCGCCTGGTGGACGATGTTGTGGCCCTCGGCTACGACCCGTCCCTTGTCGAGTCTGCCGACGAACTGACTCTCGACCAGATGCTTGATGTTCAGAAGTACGTCCAGTGGGCTTACGCGGACAACGCGATCAGCTTCACAGCGAACATCGATCCCAGTAAGTACACGGCTGAGGACCTGTACGAAAGCCTGGCCTACTACGGGCCCACTCTGAAGGGCTCGACCATCTTCCCCGACGAGTCCCGTCCGCAGGCGCCCTACGAGCGCATCAGTGAAGCTGACTTCGCTATCTATCAGGCTACGCAGATCGGCGAAGGCGTCGATGAGGACTGCGCTACTGGAGCCTGCCCCGTTCGATAGGAGAAATATGGGCTACTCCAACCCCGACATCTACTACAACCCCGAGAAGTTCGGCCTTGAGATCGTGGGCGAACTGGAGTTCCTCGGCGGCTACGAGTTCGACACTTTCGTGGTCTACCGCGAGGTAGACACTGGCCGACTCGGCTACGCCGAGGATTACGGCTGTTCATGCAAGAGTCCCTTCGAGGACTTCAAGGCCGAGGACATCACTTTTGCCGAACGATGGGGGATCATCGAAGAGGCGCGAAAGGAGTTCAACTCGCGCAGCGAATTCTACCGTGAGTGCACCGAGATTGACCTGGTCAACCTGATCGACAAGGTGGTGAACGCCTGATGGCCTCCAATGACGATGTGGCTGCGGTTACCGGCCTCGTGTTCGTCGTAGCCACCCTCGCTTTCACCATCGCCCTCATCGCACTCATCCTCGCCATCGTCGCCCTCTAGGAGACCCATGACCGACAACCCGTTTGAGACCGGTAACGACGCCCCGGCCGACCCGTGGGCCTCGACGTCGACCGACACAATCCCCCGCCCCCAGGAGGCCCCGCCCGTGGCAGTGAAGTCCGACAACGAGATCAGCGTGACCCTCAAGCAGCACGGCGGGTTCGACTCCCCGTGGATCGTCGTGCGTGGCCCTTCCGCTGCGCAGGTGAAGGAGCTGCTCCGCGATCTTTACGCCGAGGACCTGGTCGACGCGGTCGCGCAGACTGCGGTGAAGTTCGCCGACAGCAAGCCGGCGGGTGCCTCCGTACCCGCACCCCGCCAGGGCGGCGGCGGTTACCAGCGCACCGGGGGTGGCGGGCAGCAGGCCAGCACCCCTCCGCCCGGCGCCTCGCAGCCGTCCTGCGATCACGGCCCGATGGAGTTCAAGACGGGCGTGAGCAAGAAGGGCAACTCCTACAAGGTGTGGTCCTGCACCAGCCCGGACCGGGACAACCAGTGCAAGGGCATCTTCGTCAAGTAGCAAAGTAGATAGCGAGTAGAGAGCGCGGGGGCCTTCGGGCCCCCGCCTGCCTTGGAGGGGAGGGGGAGTGCCGCAAGGGACGCTCTACTTTGATATCGAAACCCACAGCCAAGAGCTTCTTTATTCCATGCCGCCCGAGGAGTTCGTCAGGCTCATCGGATACGCCTGGGGCGATGGACCAGTCCAGATCACGACAGATCTGGAAGAGATCCGGAAGCAGATCCTCAGAGCCCGATGGATCATCGGCCACAACATTCACACCTTCGACCTGCGAGCCATCTTCGGGATCGACTCCAACATCCCAATGCAGCTTGCCGACGAAGGGCGAATCTACGACACGTGGACCCACGCTGTTCTGGTCAACCCCGCACCGGCCCTTTACACGAACCGCTTCGGGAAGCAGGCCAAGGCCACCAAGCCGGAAGAGATGAAGGCATGGTTCGCCCTTGCCGAGCAGGCACACCAGCTTCAAGTCCCCGGCAAGACAGCGGACCTTCGGGAGCTGGCTTACGAGTTCGGCGACCCCACCCTTCCTAAGAAGGCGAGGATCGCGGACGGCTTCGGAAAGATCCCCGTAGACGACCCCCGGTACATTGCCTACCTGATCGGTGACGTCGAGGCTTCACGATACGTCGCTAAGGTCCTCTACAAGCGCGGCAAGCTCGACAACTACGCGATGCGCGAGCAGCGGATTGAGAGCCGAAAGGCCGCCATCTCGTCCAACGGTTGGCGTGTCCACCAGGAGCGAGCCCAAGCTCGGGCCGACTACCTGAAGGAACGCCGCGACGCCATCATGACGAACCTGGTTCGGGACTACGGATTCCCGACCAAGGGTGATCAACCCTGGAAGACGAACCCCGGCAAGAACGCCATCATGGCCGTGCTTCGAGACCACGGAATCACCCCGCAAACCCGCCCGGACTGGCCGCATACGGAAGGGATGAAGAACCTCCCGAAAGCGCAGGAGAAGGCTCGGGAATGCAAGAGAGAAGCCGACGATCTCCGGAAGTTCATGGACGAGGAAGGGCACACCCTTCCTGAGCGGTCCCGGAAGGCCCGCGAGAAGAAGATTGTCGCGCTGGAAGAGAAGGCCATAGTTCCCGAGTGGTTCGGGCTTTCCCTTTCGGGAACCACGATGCTCGACCTTACCAAGGGCACCGAGGTTGAAGACCTCGGCAAAGCCCTGGCCGAGCTGATGGGGCAGCGGTCCCTGTCGGAGCTGGCGCTCGACTCCGTTCACCCGGACGGTTTCGTGCACCCCGAGATCACCATGCTTCAACGCAGCGGCAGGTGGTCCACCACCGAACCCGGCCTGACGGTGTGGACGAGCCGCGGTGAGGGTGCCGTCGAGAAGTCGTACTTCCTGCCGGACTCGGACGATCACGTACTCATCGAGATCGACCTGAGCAACGCGGATGCCCGCGTGGTCGCAGCCATGTCAGGCGACGACAAGTACGCCGAACGGTTCGAAGAGGGTGCGGACGGCCACCTGATCAACGCGTGGGCGGCCTGGGGCAAGTCCGTGGTTGGCACGAACAAGAAGGACCCGGTCACGGCGACGTACCGGCAGAAGGCAAAGCCCCTCGGGCACGGCTGGAGCTACGGCGGCCGGGCCAACACGCTCAGCCAGATGGCCGGCGTCCCCCTGGACGACGCCAAGACGTTCGTTGACGGAATGGACGCGACCTTCAGAAAGGTCGTCCGCTGGCAGAACAAGGTCCGAAAGGACGCTTCACGGGATCACTACGTGGTGAACCCCTGGGGCCGGAAGATGCCCGTCGAAAAGGGCAAGGAGTTCACGCAGGCCCCCGCCCTACAGGGCCAGTCAGGAACCCGAGAAATCATCTGCGACGCCCTTCTGAAGATGTCTCACGGCGCTATCCGCTCCGTGAAGGCACAGATTCACGACGCGCTCGTGTTCTCGGTCCCCAGAGACGGATGGGAGAAATACCGGGACTACCTGCTGAGCGTCATCGAGTCCGAGATGAACCCGAAGGGCGGTCAGTACATCGCGTTTCCGGCGGAGTGTGGGCCGCCGGGTGAGAACTGGCAGGAAGCCTGCCATTAAGGGAGAGAGATGAAGGTAACCCGAATCGCACAGACTGTCATTGACCGCACCGCGATGTATGAGGTCACCGACGAGAAGTTCGAGACCTGGTCTGTTCGCAACGACAAGGACAGCGACGTCCTAGCCGAGTTCGCAGGTCGGGCCTGCTACCAGAGCTGGAGTCGGCCGAACCCCGCTACCGCACATAACGCGGATTACATCCGCTCCGCCGTGCATGAGAAGGGTCACGAATCCATCGCAGCTCACGCTTCGGTGACGTACTACATCACCGGGGTTTCCCGTGCGCTGACACACGAGATGATCCGGAGTCGATTCCTCGCCTTCAGCGAGGTATCCCAACGCTACGTGGACGCCAACCAGCTCGGAACGGTTACGCCGCCCGCTCTGCGGGATGCCCCAACCTATGGCGAGGATCCGGCCGCTGATTCCCGAGAGTGGTACACGGAGATCGTGGAGGTCCTAATCGATAAGGGGCTGACACGCAAGCAGGCCCGTGAGGCGGCTCGTGCTGTTCTCCCATCGATGATCGAGACGCGGATTGTCGTCTCCGGCAATTTGCGTGCCTGGCGAGATTTCATCAAGCAGCGTTGGTCTGTCCATGCGGACGCCGAGATTCGAGAGCTGGCCGGAGAGATCCTCAAGGATCTCCGGCAGGTTGCTCCGAATACCTTCGCCGACATTCCTGAGGAGCCCTATGAGTGATGTCTACTCCCTTCGGCTGGCTGTTGACGAAGCCAAGGACGAAGTCCTTCAACGGGTGGTGAAGTACGCCGCCGAGTACTTCGCAGATGGCGACTACGAGTTGGCCTACAAGGACATCGATGACGCACTGGACAAGTACGTCAACGCTCTGAACGAGCTAGTGGCCTACGAAGACCCAACCCCCAAGAGTTCCTTCTTTCTTCACCCCACCATCCCGTAAGGAGAAATACATGGGCGAGCAGTTCACCATTCACGAGGCTTACCTCGGACTCAAGCCGTTCATCCTGATCGAAGTCGAGGAGATCAACGACGACGAGACGATCGAGTTCCGTATCCGAGCGGGCAGCGGGATCGAGACCAAGGCCGAGATCCGCGAGGTTCTGGAGATCGCCCTGGAGTCGCTCCCCGAGGACGACGAGTGACTCTACGGGACGTCATTGGAGCACTGGGATTCCTCCTAGTGTTTTTCACGCCCTTCTTCGCAATCCTCTGGATCCTCGAAGAGATCTTCAACAACTAAGGAGAAGCACATGGGAGAAGTCGTTTTCCAGCGTTGGCCGAAGACGCCCCGCCTCAACCAGGACATGATCGTCACGGAGAAGATCGACGGCACCAACGGTGCCGTGATCATCCGCAAGGCCCCGGAGGGGTCCCCGTTCACCGGCAGTGTCGAGCATCTGGCGGGCCACAAGGACGGTGAGGTCTGGTTCGTCGGAGCCCAGTCCAGGAACCGCCTCCTGCCCATGGGGCCGCGGGGCATGGACGACGTTTCCTGGCGCAAGGAGGACAACGCCGGCTTCGCCCAGTGGGTGAAGCAGAACGCCTGGGCTCTGGCTTTGACGCTGGGGGAGGGGCACCACTACGGCGAGTGGTACGGCCAGAAGATCGGCCGCAAGTACGGGCTCACCGAGCGCCGCTTCGCCCTCTTCAACGTCGGCCGGTACGGACCCCTGGATTTGAGCACTGTCCCTGGCCTGGAGACGGTGCCGGTTCTCTACCAGGGACCCTTCGACAGTCACGACGCTATGGCCATCTACGACGAGCTGATGGAGACCGGCTCACGAGCGGTGCCGGGCTGGGACAACCCTGAGGGGGTCATCGTCTACCACTGCGGTTCGAAGCAGGTCTACAAGGTCACCGACAACGGTGACGTGCCCAAGTGGCAGCTCAAGGCTGTCGCTGCCTAAGGAAGACGTGTAAACGGGGCGCCCTTCGGGGCGCCCCTTCTCATTGGAAGGGCATCAAAGTTGAAGTTCCCCAAGGAAATCTTCTGGGTGACGGGCTGGAAGAACCGGCTGTACCACAGCCGGGGCCACGTGAAGCTTTCCCTCAAGCACAATCCGAATGACCGTGTCTACAAGTTGATTCCTGACGACCTGTTCGGAACCGACTGGATCGAAGTGACGAAGGAGTTCAAGTGAAACTGACTGACTGGCGTGGAAACGAGTACGGCGTGGGCTCGATCGTGCTCTACAGCCAGTACCTCTACAACCAGAAGACACAGGTCCTTGAAGGAGAGGTCGTGGATATCACCAATCATTCGGTGATCATCCGAGTCATCAAGGGGTCTTCCTACACGCCCAATAACGAGCGCCTGGTCTGCAAGGTTCGCCGGAACATCACCGCCCTGGAGGGCTGATGAAGCTCGTCGTCACCGGATCCCGAGACTGGGGTGACTGGTACTTGGTTTGGAACGCCTTGGACGTCTTCACGGCTATGGCCAAAAAGGTAACGCTCGTTCACGGAAACTGCCCCACTGGTGCGGACAAGCAGGCAGACCTTTGGTCGGAGAAGGCGTCGTGGCCCACGCGACCCGTGAAAGTCCTTCGCTACCCGGCTCAATGGGAGCTACACGGGAAAGCGGCCGGCCCCATCCGCAACCAACAGATGGTGGACGAAAACCTCGACGCTGACTACGTCCTCGCATTCCCTCTCGGGGAAAGTCGAGGCACGCGGGGGTGCATGGAGTACGCCCGCAAAGAGGGACTCACCGTTGTGAACCTAGGAGAGAAGCTGTGAACTACAAGGAATCCTTCTATGACGCCCTCGCCAAGTGGCTGCGGGACTACTACGAACTCGACGCCGTCAGGGTCACGAACTTCAAGGAAGATGTCGAGTCGGGTGGCTACTGCGAAACCTGCTGGTACGACGAAACCGTTGTCTACGTCGACTTCCTGAACTCGAAGGGCATCGAGACCTCGTACCGGTACTACGGCAGCATGGCCGACCTCATTCGGGAGCTGTGCAACGAGTGAGCCGACCCGACTGGCGAGAGTACTTCCTCGGCATCGCCGAAGCCGTCGCCAAGAGGGGGGATTGTTCCCGGCGGCAGGTCGGGGCAGTCGTCGTGGACATCGATCAGCGGATCGTGAGCACGGGCTACAACGGCACTGAACCGGGCGGGCCGTCCTGTCTGGACGGTGCCTGCCCACGGGCCACCAGCGACGTCCCGCCCGGCTCCAGTTACGACACCGGGCCCGGAGCGTGCATCTCCGTGCATGCGGAAGCCAACGCCCTCCTGTACGCCGGCCAGGCCCGCGCCAAGGGTTCCACCCTCTACCTCACCGACCGGCCCTGTAAGGGCTGCACGAGGCTCATCCGGGCCTCGGGCATCGCATGGGTTATCGCACCTGGGTACGAATGGAGGGTCAACTGAGCTACGGCAACGACACTTGCGAAGCCTGTGGTCTGGACACCGAGACCCTCGAATGGGATGACGACTACGACATGTATGTCTGCCCCGAGTGCCTAGACAGCCCTGTAGAGTAACCTGAAATGTAAGAAGCCCCCGGCCCTTTATGGGCCGGGGGCATTTTTTTTTGTTTTCTGGGGGCTACTCCCGCTTGCTCGCCCAGTCCTTCGCCCGTTCGGCAAGGTTCTCCGGAAGGACGACGCCTGCAACAGGCGTCCCGTCCGGCTTCCGAACGCACATGACCTTGACGCCTGCGTCGCGGAGCATGGCGCCACGCTCGGCATCGTTGAGGGTCGTCCAGAGCTGGGCGTAGGTCTGCCCGGTGCCCTCGTACCGCCATGTGGACGGACGGTTGGGGAGTTCTTCCAGGTCGGCGATCCGCTCGTCCAGAGCGGTGAGTTGCTCCATGAGCTTGGCCCGACCCGATGCGGACCGGGTGATCGTGAGCTGCTGGGTCAGCTCCTCGTAGGCGGCCTGGGCCGTTTCGAGGGTTTCCGTGTGGTCCTCACCCGGCACGAAGACACGCTGCTGTACCTCCAGCGTGCCGATCACGTCCAGAACCTCGTGGAAGACGAGCCCCTCCAGCTCTAGGTACTTGTACGGCTTGTCAGGGCAGGTCTCCACCGTTGTGTCGCTGGCGGACGCGCAGCGGTAGTAGAAGTACGCCTTCGTGTCCCCGCTCGCCATCACCCGCTCCGTTCCCCGCCGGTAGAACGGACGCTCACACCGGGCGCAGAAGGCCACCTGTAGGAGAGGGGACGCGTCGTATCGGTTGCCCGTGGTCTGCTTGGCGTTGGCGTTGAGGGTCTCTTGGAGACGCTCCCACGTCTCCCGGTTGACGATCGGTTCCGCGTACTGGACGGGAAGGCCGTCGTCCCCGCGGACGACGTCTACCCACCCCTTGCTCCGGGTGTTGCCCCGATCCTTGACGCGCTGCCCCAGAAGGGCGGGGGATCTGAGTATCTCGTACACGGCGGTGTAACCCCAGCTCTCGGCACCTCGTGCCGTGGGGATCTTCTGCTCGTTCAGCCAGTTGACCTGGCTGAGTGTTGATGCGCCGCCGATGATGCGGTTGATGATGGTCCGGAGAACCTTGGCCTGCTCGGGGTTGATGACGAGCTGCCAGCCGTCCCCGTCCTGACGCTCGACGGCCGAGTACCCGAAGGGGAGCCGGCCGCCTGGCCAGCGCCCCTGCTTCAGCACCTCCGCATACCCCTCCTTGGTCCGCTTCTGGATCATGTTGCGTTCCAGTTCCGCGAACACGGCGAGGATGCCGCCCATTGCCCTGCCCCACATGTCCGTGAGGTCGATCTGGGGGTCGAGGATCACCAGACCAACCCCGTGCTCCTCAGACCATGCCATCAGGTCCACGAAGTCACGCAGGGAGCGGACGGCCCTGTCGAGCTTGGCGAAGATGAGGAGGTCGTACTCGACGTGACGCTCCAGCCACGCCCCCAGTTCGGGGCGCTCCCACGGAGGGATGCTGGCCGAGACGTCCAGGTCGACGGCCCATCCGATGATCTCGGTGTTGTTGGCGTTGGCCCACGCCTGTTCGGCTTCCTTCTGGCGCTCTGGAGACGTGGTCTCCTCGGTGAGGCTTGATAGCCTCACTGCTCCGATCGCCTTGCGGCGCTTGGTCCCTGCTTGCACTCTCATCCTCCTGTTGGCCGTGCTAGGGTACCTGTTGTCAAAGCTTCCGGTTGGGCCAGTCCTCGTCCGAATTGAAGATCGCCGCGCGCACGCGGTCCCGTGCTTCGCTGAGCACCGTGTCGGGCAGGCCGACCAGGTGCAAGCCGGGGACTCCGCTGGTGATGGCCGCCTCGACGTCGACCAGGAAGCCCTCCACGCCGACCAGCGACACCGAACGGGTCTTGGCGAGCGTCATCTAGCACACCTCCCTCAGGTGATCGATGGAAAAGCCGTCGCCGACCGCGACCAGGCCGAGCACGTCGACCCGGACGGGGGCCGCGGGGACACCGTGCTCCGCGGCCCATCGCCAGGCCAGCCGACGTAACCGGACGGCCTTCGCCCCGGTGATCGCCTCCAGCGGATCGCCGTAGGCCGCGGAACGCCGCGTCTTCACCTCGCAGACGACGGGCCCTCGTCCGTCGTGGGCGACGATGTCGATCTCTCCCTCGGAACATCGCCAGTTGCGGTCGAGGATCCGCCAGCCCATCCCGGCCAGGTATCCCGCGGCGGCGTTCTCGCCCCGGCGCCCCAGATCCATGTGGTGACTCATGCGCCTCACCTCCGGAATCGACGCTCCCCGAAGCCGTGACGCCA
Proteins encoded in this region:
- a CDS encoding recombinase family protein, with the translated sequence MQAGTKRRKAIGAVRLSSLTEETTSPERQKEAEQAWANANNTEIIGWAVDLDVSASIPPWERPELGAWLERHVEYDLLIFAKLDRAVRSLRDFVDLMAWSEEHGVGLVILDPQIDLTDMWGRAMGGILAVFAELERNMIQKRTKEGYAEVLKQGRWPGGRLPFGYSAVERQDGDGWQLVINPEQAKVLRTIINRIIGGASTLSQVNWLNEQKIPTARGAESWGYTAVYEILRSPALLGQRVKDRGNTRSKGWVDVVRGDDGLPVQYAEPIVNRETWERLQETLNANAKQTTGNRYDASPLLQVAFCARCERPFYRRGTERVMASGDTKAYFYYRCASASDTTVETCPDKPYKYLELEGLVFHEVLDVIGTLEVQQRVFVPGEDHTETLETAQAAYEELTQQLTITRSASGRAKLMEQLTALDERIADLEELPNRPSTWRYEGTGQTYAQLWTTLNDAERGAMLRDAGVKVMCVRKPDGTPVAGVVLPENLAERAKDWASKRE
- a CDS encoding YraN family protein; translated protein: MSHHMDLGRRGENAAAGYLAGMGWRILDRNWRCSEGEIDIVAHDGRGPVVCEVKTRRSAAYGDPLEAITGAKAVRLRRLAWRWAAEHGVPAAPVRVDVLGLVAVGDGFSIDHLREVC
- a CDS encoding magnesium chelatase domain-containing protein, with protein sequence MTLAKTRSVSLVGVEGFLVDVEAAITSGVPGLHLVGLPDTVLSEARDRVRAAIFNSDEDWPNRKL